A genomic region of Vitis vinifera cultivar Pinot Noir 40024 chromosome 7, ASM3070453v1 contains the following coding sequences:
- the LOC100248447 gene encoding heat shock 70 kDa protein, mitochondrial — protein sequence MATSVLLRCLKRRDLQSSSLAAYRSLTGNAKTSVSTSPAVQKWASYIRPFSSKPAGNDVIGIDLGTTNSCVSVMEGKNAKVIENSEGARTTPSVVAINQKGELIVGTPAKRQAVTNPTNTLFGTKRLIGRRFDDPQTQKEMKMVPFKIVRAPNGDAWVEANGQQYSPSQIGAFVLTKMKETAEAYLGKTVSKAVITVPAYFNDAQRQATKDAGRIAGLDVQRIINEPTAAALSYGLNNKEGLIAVFDLGGGTFDVSILEISNGVFEVKATNGDTFLGGEDFDNALLEFLVSEFKRTEGIDLTKDRLALQRLREAAEKAKIELSSTSQTDINLPFITADASGAKHLNITLTRSKFEALVDKLIERTRNPCKSCLKDAGISVKEVDEVLLVGGMTRVPKVQEVVAEIFGKSPSKGVNPDEAVAMGAAIQGGILRGDVKELLLLDVTPLSLGIETLGGIFTRLINRNTTIPTKKSQVFSTAADNQTQVGVKVLQGEREMATDNKLLGEFELVGIPPAPRGMPQIEVTFDIDANGIVTVSAKDKSTGKEQQITIRSSGGLSDDEIEKMVKEAELHAQRDQERKALIDIRNSADTTIYSIEKSLDEYRDKIPAEVAKEIETAVADLRDAMQKENIDEIKAKLDAANKAVSKIGQHMSGGSGGAASGGSEGSTSSDQTPEAEYEQAKK from the exons ATGGCCACTTCGGTGCTTCTTAGGTGTTTGAAGCGTCGTGATCTTCAGTCCTCTTCTCTAGCGGCTTACAGATCT TTGACTGGCAATGCAAAGACATCGGTGTCTACATCCCCTGCGGTTCAGAAATGGGCAAGTTATATAAGACCATTCAG CTCAAAGCCTGCTGGGAATGATGTTATTGGTATTGATTTGGGTACCACCAATTCATGTGTTTCAGTTATGGAGGGGAAG AATGCTAAGGTGATTGAGAATTCAGAAGGAGCTCGGACTACGCCATCAGTGGTTGCCATAAATCAGAAAGGGGAGCTCATTGTTGGAACCCCAGCTAAACGCCAGGCCGTGACCAACCCAACAAACACTCTCTTTGGAACTAAACGTCTGATTGGGAGGCGATTTGATGACCCTCAGACACAGAAAGAAATGAAGATGGTGCCATTTAAGATAGTCAGAGCTCCCAATGGAGATGCTTGGGTGGAAGCTAATGGGCAGCAGTATTCCCCTAGCCAGATTGGGGCATTTGTACTTACCAAGATGAAAGAAACTGCAGAAGCTTACCTTGGGAAAACTGTGTCTAAAGCTGTTATTACAGTTCCAGCTTACTTTAATGACGCACAAAGACAAGCAACTAAGGATGCTGGGAGGATAGCAGGTTTGGATGTGCAAAGGATTATTAATGAACCAACTGCTGCTGCTCTTTCCTATGGGTTAAATAACAAGGAAGGTCTCATTGCTGTTTTTGATCTTGGAGGTGGAACTTTTGATGTTTCTATTTTGGAAATATCTAATGGCGTGTTTGAG GTTAAAGCAACAAATGGAGACACCTTTTTGGGAGGGGAGGACTTTGACAATGCTCTGTTAGAGTTCTTGGTGAGCGAGTTCAAGAGAACTGAAGGAATTGACCTTACAAAGGACAGGCTTGCTCTACAGAGGCTCCGAGAAGCGGCTGAAAAGGCAAAAATAGAACTCTCATCAACATCCCAGACTGATATCAACCTGCCATTCATAACTGCTGATGCTTCTGGTGCAAAACATTTAAATATCACCCTAACCAGGTCAAAGTTTGAGGCTTTGGTGGACAAATTGATTGAGAGAACAAGAAATCCATGCAAGAGTTGTTTGAAGGATGCAGGTATATCAGTCAAGGAGGTTGATGAAGTTCTTCTTGTTGGAGGGATGACCCGTGTTCCTAAGGTACAAGAAGTGGTAGCAGAGATCTTTGGCAAGAGTCCAAGCAAGGGTGTTAACCCTGATGAGGCTGTTGCAATGGGAGCTGCCATTCAAGGTGGTATCCTTCGTGGGGATGTTAAGGAGTTGCTTTTGTTGGATGTAACTCCACTTTCACTTGGTATTGAGACTCTTGGTGGTATTTTCACCAGGCTGATCAACAGAAATACGACTATTCCTACAAAGAAGTCACAG GTTTTCTCTACAGCAGCTGACAACCAGACTCAGGTTGGGGTTAAAGTACTCCAGGGTGAGCGGGAAATGGCAACTGACAATAAGCTCTTGGGTGAGTTTGAGCTCGTTGGCATCCCACCTGCTCCTAGGGGCATGCCACAAATTGAAGTTACATTTGATATTGATGCCAATGGGATTGTTACTGTGTCTGCCAAGGACAAGTCAACTGGTAAAGAACAGCAGATAACTATTCGGTCATCTGGAGGCCTCTCAGATGACGAGATCGAAAAGATGGTTAAGGAGGCTGAGTTGCATGCTCAGAGAGATCAGGAGAGGAAAGCATTGATTGACATTAGAAACAGTGCAGACACGACCATATACAGTATTGAGAAGAGCTTGGATGAGTACAGAGACAAGATTCCAGCTGAGGTCGCAAAAGAGATTGAGACTGCTGTGGCTGATCTGAGAGATGCCATGCAGAAGGAGAATATAGATGAGATCAAGGCAAAGCTTGATGCTGCAAACAAGGCAGTTTCAAAGATTGGACAACATATGTCAGGAGGCTCTGGTGGGGCAGCCTCCGGAGGGTCTGAGGGCAGTACTAGTAGTGACCAAACCCCTGAGGCAGAGTATGAGCAGGCCAAGAAGTAG